Sequence from the Candidatus Woesearchaeota archaeon genome:
ATGGTGAATAATCATGAGTAAAATCATACAAACATCCGGAAAACGAAAACGCGCTATCGCGCGCGCAACAGTGCACGCTGGAAAAGGAAACATCCTTGTCAATAACAAGCCAATTTCTGCAATTATGCCTGCTATGTTACGTTTACGCTTACAAGAACCATTGCTTCTCGCTGAAAAGCTTGGAGAAGGATTGGATATTACTGTTACTGTCGCAGGAGGCGGGCCAACAAGTCAAGTTGATGCAGCACGCCTCGCA
This genomic interval carries:
- a CDS encoding 30S ribosomal protein S9, which produces MSKIIQTSGKRKRAIARATVHAGKGNILVNNKPISAIMPAMLRLRLQEPLLLAEKLGEGLDITVTVAGGGPTSQVDAARLAIARGLVAFSNSAALKNTFLEYDRLLLVADIRHKESAKPNSHGQARSKVQKSYR